In a genomic window of Gammaproteobacteria bacterium:
- a CDS encoding FAD-binding protein: MKISSRLLEALQKELDGEVLTDSVSRALFATDASPYQQLPIGVVRPFHRQDCVRIMQFAARHRVPLIPRGAGTSLAGQ, translated from the coding sequence ATGAAGATCTCGTCCCGCCTGCTTGAGGCGCTTCAGAAAGAGCTTGATGGGGAAGTACTCACTGACTCTGTGTCCCGCGCCCTATTTGCCACTGACGCCTCACCATATCAGCAACTCCCAATTGGCGTGGTACGACCCTTTCACCGGCAGGATTGTGTTCGCATCATGCAATTTGCTGCGAGACACCGGGTGCCGCTCATTCCTCGGGGCGCTGGCACCAGTTTGGCAGGGCAATGA
- a CDS encoding tetratricopeptide repeat protein yields MTKLLLSTILLFVLAAGSSANYDTAIAAYEKGDYAAAIETFRGLAEEGDPRAQCILGLAYAYGEGVPQDHAEAGRWYWKSAEQGYAEAQYNLGVAYTFGEGVLQDYAMAVEWFRKAAVQGVPEAQQALGYMYSAGRGVEKNPVYAYAWFHVAAEAGNQAAQQDRDIAARDLTPTQRHEAEQLSQELLKNYAIK; encoded by the coding sequence ATGACCAAGCTTTTGCTTTCAACGATTTTACTCTTTGTACTAGCCGCCGGCTCGTCGGCAAACTATGACACCGCCATTGCCGCGTATGAGAAAGGCGACTACGCTGCTGCCATTGAGACCTTCAGGGGATTGGCCGAGGAAGGCGATCCACGGGCCCAATGCATACTTGGCCTTGCCTATGCCTACGGCGAGGGTGTCCCACAGGACCATGCCGAGGCAGGTCGATGGTACTGGAAGTCTGCTGAACAGGGGTATGCCGAGGCCCAATACAATCTCGGCGTTGCCTATACCTTTGGTGAAGGCGTCTTACAGGACTACGCGATGGCCGTCGAATGGTTTCGAAAAGCGGCTGTGCAAGGGGTCCCCGAGGCCCAACAGGCGCTGGGATATATGTACAGCGCAGGCCGCGGGGTAGAGAAGAACCCGGTATACGCTTACGCATGGTTCCATGTCGCCGCAGAAGCCGGAAACCAGGCGGCACAACAAGATCGAGACATCGCCGCAAGAGACCTGACCCCCACCCAACGCCATGAAGCTGAACAACTCTCCCAAGAACTCTTAAAGAACTACGCAATAAAATAA
- a CDS encoding site-2 protease family protein has product MNELSLLQKILVWAPPVLFAITFHELAHGWMARRLGDPTAEMLGRLTLNPIKHVDPIGTVLVPTVLLLAGGFIFGWAKPVPVTWENLKNPKRDMALVAIAGPAANLLMIIFWAALVKLAVILAGSLDWVAQPLAYMGRAGVFINSILLILNLFPLPPLDGSRVLSAMLPGPMAWQLSRIEPYGLIILLVLLISGLLGKWLWPLILGFQQLVYHFVGL; this is encoded by the coding sequence GTGAACGAGCTCAGCCTCCTTCAGAAGATCCTCGTTTGGGCGCCCCCGGTGCTATTTGCCATTACTTTTCATGAATTGGCCCATGGTTGGATGGCCCGTCGGCTCGGGGACCCAACGGCTGAGATGCTTGGTCGCCTGACGTTGAACCCGATTAAACACGTGGACCCCATTGGCACGGTTTTGGTACCGACGGTACTGCTCCTAGCGGGCGGTTTTATTTTTGGGTGGGCAAAACCGGTCCCGGTGACCTGGGAAAACCTCAAAAACCCAAAGCGCGATATGGCGTTGGTGGCAATAGCTGGGCCTGCCGCGAATCTCTTGATGATCATTTTCTGGGCAGCACTCGTGAAACTCGCAGTCATCCTGGCAGGTTCCCTGGACTGGGTAGCTCAGCCGTTGGCCTATATGGGACGGGCTGGCGTTTTCATCAACAGCATTCTCTTGATCCTGAATCTGTTTCCCCTGCCGCCGCTCGATGGCTCTCGCGTGTTGTCGGCCATGCTACCGGGCCCAATGGCCTGGCAGCTCAGCCGTATTGAGCCGTATGGCTTGATTATTCTGCTCGTCCTGCTGATCTCCGGCCTGCTGGGCAAGTGGCTGTGGCCACTCATCCTGGGCTTTCAGCAGCTTGTCTACCATTTTGTGGGCCTCTGA